A single region of the Halobacterium wangiae genome encodes:
- a CDS encoding AbrB/MazE/SpoVT family DNA-binding domain-containing protein, with product MVRKKKLSPSGAKGEDGEYHNAHVNLHEDELSVAGLDIGDEVFVRVREDKIIIQKADPEDVEHDF from the coding sequence ATGGTTCGCAAGAAGAAGCTCAGTCCGAGTGGTGCGAAAGGCGAGGACGGCGAGTATCACAACGCCCACGTCAACCTCCACGAGGACGAACTCTCGGTCGCCGGACTCGACATCGGCGACGAGGTGTTCGTTCGCGTCAGGGAGGACAAGATAATCATCCAGAAGGCCGACCCCGAGGACGTCGAACACGACTTCTGA
- a CDS encoding AI-2E family transporter, producing MKFESPEGTRTVLWLVVVLVLALLLWQGLRTVLGAFAFGLFIYYATRRLERRLEDVFDRASVATFLTLLAFVVPALVVVAYAAAVALGELATLSNGGFPWLAEALEAADIEDPQTFYESVRADPTGALDERTRQLLVAALGSAGVIAGETFSVVVRVFLAFAFAFYLLRDDHRLGDWVRETFGRDSEAVTVLERADDDLETVFVGNVITIGVVGVLAVTTYLVLDFLAPAGTGVPYPFLFGMLTGLATLVPAIGIQIVYYPLAGAIFLFAWTTDGPLWFAPVFLVVTAVIVDVLPDLVLRPYLSSGRLHMGLVMFAYVLGALTFGWAGVFLGPILLVVALNVGEEVVPSLVDAATASE from the coding sequence ATGAAGTTCGAGTCTCCGGAGGGGACGCGGACGGTCCTGTGGCTCGTCGTCGTCCTCGTGCTCGCGCTGTTGCTGTGGCAGGGACTGCGGACCGTCCTGGGAGCGTTCGCCTTCGGGCTGTTCATCTACTACGCCACGCGGCGACTCGAGCGCCGCCTCGAGGACGTCTTCGACCGCGCCTCCGTCGCGACGTTCCTCACCCTGCTGGCGTTCGTCGTCCCCGCGCTGGTCGTGGTCGCCTACGCCGCGGCGGTGGCGCTCGGCGAACTGGCGACCCTCTCGAACGGCGGGTTCCCGTGGCTCGCAGAGGCGCTGGAAGCGGCCGACATCGAGGACCCCCAGACGTTCTACGAGTCGGTCCGCGCCGACCCGACGGGCGCCCTCGACGAGCGAACGAGGCAACTACTGGTCGCCGCGCTGGGATCGGCGGGCGTCATCGCCGGCGAGACGTTCTCCGTCGTCGTCCGCGTCTTCCTCGCGTTCGCGTTCGCGTTCTACCTCCTGCGCGACGACCACCGCCTCGGCGACTGGGTCCGGGAGACGTTCGGTCGGGACAGCGAGGCCGTCACGGTCCTCGAACGGGCGGACGACGACCTGGAGACGGTGTTCGTCGGGAACGTCATCACCATCGGCGTCGTCGGCGTCCTCGCGGTCACCACCTACCTCGTACTGGACTTCCTCGCGCCGGCGGGCACGGGCGTCCCGTACCCGTTCCTGTTCGGGATGCTCACCGGGCTGGCGACGCTCGTCCCCGCCATCGGCATCCAGATCGTCTACTACCCGCTAGCGGGCGCCATCTTCCTGTTCGCGTGGACCACGGACGGCCCGCTGTGGTTCGCACCCGTCTTCCTCGTCGTGACGGCGGTCATCGTCGACGTGCTCCCGGACCTCGTGCTCCGACCGTACCTCTCCTCGGGGCGCCTCCACATGGGACTCGTCATGTTCGCGTACGTCCTCGGCGCGCTCACCTTCGGGTGGGCGGGCGTGTTCCTCGGCCCCATCCTGCTGGTCGTCGCGCTCAACGTCGGGGAGGAGGTGGTGCCGTCGCTGGTCGACGCCGCGACGGCGTCCGAGTGA
- a CDS encoding endonuclease NucS domain-containing protein produces MQDAIRVLAGECAVRYETGGETERDLRGDVVVLVKPDDTVLVHDADGYQPAAWLTRPGVVRYTRDARGFRLDAADGDERLVVESATEHGDAHYPASPAGPPVGTCGCEGTLVRDGGRVVCVDCRSNYPIPRDAAVTGETCPDCGLPLLRVARGVEVTACLDRDCRPIVAAVREAVDGAWTCRCGAALGVETNRGLHAVCEDCGERHRLPRGTADGTCDCGLPTFDTGDGPRCLDAECAEALPTA; encoded by the coding sequence ATGCAGGACGCGATCCGCGTGCTCGCAGGCGAGTGCGCAGTGCGCTACGAGACCGGCGGCGAGACGGAACGCGACCTCCGCGGCGACGTGGTGGTCCTCGTGAAACCCGACGACACCGTCCTCGTCCACGACGCCGACGGCTACCAGCCGGCGGCGTGGCTCACCCGACCGGGCGTCGTCCGCTACACCCGGGACGCCCGTGGATTCCGCCTCGACGCGGCGGACGGCGACGAGCGCCTCGTCGTCGAGAGCGCGACCGAACACGGCGACGCCCACTACCCAGCCTCGCCCGCTGGCCCGCCGGTCGGCACCTGCGGCTGCGAGGGGACGCTCGTCCGCGACGGCGGCCGCGTCGTCTGCGTGGACTGCCGCTCGAACTACCCGATTCCACGCGACGCCGCCGTCACCGGCGAGACGTGTCCGGACTGCGGGCTCCCCCTGCTGCGCGTGGCCCGCGGCGTCGAGGTGACGGCGTGTCTCGACCGGGACTGTCGGCCTATCGTGGCCGCGGTCCGCGAGGCGGTCGACGGCGCGTGGACGTGTCGCTGCGGCGCCGCCCTCGGTGTGGAGACGAACCGCGGCCTCCACGCCGTCTGCGAGGACTGCGGGGAACGCCACCGCCTCCCGCGGGGCACCGCCGACGGGACCTGCGACTGCGGGCTGCCGACGTTCGATACGGGTGACGGCCCGCGGTGCCTCGACGCGGAGTGCGCGGAGGCGCTGCCGACGGCGTGA
- a CDS encoding phenylalanine--tRNA ligase subunit alpha: protein MKLPAQQVAVLEAASTDEPRRIDDLAAELGAPPETVTGAAFELADAGLVDVTEETTDEVELTEEGREYADAGLPEVRLYEAALDAGADDEPVQMGQIIGASGLEGPQVDIALSNYARKGYGAIDSGALAADPSADPEDDAESEALRALADGESVPEDAPLDQLERRDLVVRHERTVRSVQLTEAGVTELMAGVEASDAVGQLTPELLASGEWRDVEFADYNVAADAAEHTPGKVHVLRQAAERVKEVLVGMGFQEMDGPHVDADFYINDCLFMPQDHPARNHWDRFALSNPEKIDNLPADLVERVEAAHREGAGPDGDGYHSPWDEDFARALALRGHTTSLTARYLSGVAGEDVDPPERYFSVGKAYRNDTLDATHLLEFFQIEGWVMAEDLSVRDLMGTFREFYSQFGITDLEFKPTYNPYTEPSFELFGRHPETGELIEIGNSGIFRPEMLEPLGVEADVMAWGLALERLLMLVTGFEDIRDVHGTLCDLEFLRDAEVVY, encoded by the coding sequence ATGAAACTGCCAGCACAGCAGGTCGCGGTGCTCGAAGCGGCGAGCACCGACGAACCACGACGAATCGACGACCTCGCGGCGGAACTCGGAGCGCCGCCGGAGACGGTCACGGGCGCGGCGTTCGAACTCGCAGACGCCGGCCTCGTGGACGTCACCGAGGAGACCACAGACGAGGTCGAACTGACCGAGGAGGGCCGCGAGTACGCCGACGCGGGCCTCCCCGAGGTGCGGCTGTACGAGGCCGCCCTCGACGCGGGCGCGGACGACGAACCCGTCCAGATGGGCCAGATCATCGGCGCGTCGGGCCTCGAGGGCCCGCAGGTGGACATCGCGCTGTCGAACTACGCCCGGAAGGGGTACGGCGCCATCGACTCGGGCGCGCTCGCCGCTGACCCGAGCGCCGACCCCGAAGACGACGCCGAGAGCGAGGCGCTCCGCGCGCTCGCCGACGGCGAATCGGTTCCCGAGGACGCGCCGCTCGACCAGCTAGAGCGCCGGGACCTCGTGGTGCGCCACGAGCGCACCGTCCGCTCCGTCCAGTTGACGGAGGCCGGCGTGACCGAACTGATGGCGGGCGTCGAGGCCAGCGACGCGGTCGGCCAGCTCACCCCCGAACTGCTCGCGTCCGGCGAGTGGCGGGACGTCGAGTTCGCCGACTACAACGTCGCGGCCGACGCCGCCGAACACACGCCCGGGAAGGTCCACGTGCTCCGGCAGGCCGCCGAGCGCGTGAAGGAGGTTCTGGTCGGGATGGGCTTCCAGGAGATGGACGGCCCGCACGTCGACGCGGACTTCTACATCAACGACTGCCTGTTCATGCCCCAGGACCACCCCGCGCGCAACCACTGGGACCGCTTCGCGCTGTCGAACCCCGAGAAGATAGACAACCTCCCAGCGGACCTCGTCGAGCGCGTCGAAGCGGCCCACCGCGAGGGCGCCGGCCCGGACGGCGACGGCTACCACTCGCCGTGGGACGAGGACTTCGCGCGTGCGCTCGCGCTACGCGGACACACGACGAGTCTCACCGCCCGCTACCTCTCCGGCGTCGCCGGCGAGGACGTCGACCCGCCGGAGCGGTACTTCAGCGTGGGGAAGGCCTACCGGAACGACACCCTCGACGCCACCCACCTCCTGGAGTTCTTCCAGATCGAGGGGTGGGTGATGGCCGAGGACCTCTCGGTGCGCGACCTGATGGGGACGTTCCGGGAGTTCTACAGCCAGTTCGGCATCACGGACCTCGAGTTCAAGCCGACGTACAACCCGTACACGGAGCCGAGCTTCGAGCTGTTCGGCCGCCACCCCGAGACCGGGGAACTCATCGAGATCGGGAACTCCGGCATCTTCCGCCCGGAGATGCTCGAACCCCTGGGTGTGGAGGCCGACGTGATGGCGTGGGGGCTCGCCCTCGAGCGCCTGCTGATGCTCGTCACCGGCTTCGAGGACATCCGGGACGTCCACGGGACGCTGTGTGACCTCGAGTTCCTGCGGGACGCGGAGGTGGTGTACTGA
- a CDS encoding non-histone chromosomal MC1 family protein: MVREDGKRNFALREANGDETSVFSGNTPRQAALKAARRLDGAGVSEDEADREEIRLREKGTDKVHIYEGWAWEEDAPDDKPDWMPGDITKANVSKQGIEHIED, from the coding sequence ATGGTACGCGAGGACGGTAAGCGCAATTTCGCGCTACGAGAGGCGAATGGTGACGAGACTAGCGTCTTCAGTGGCAACACGCCACGACAGGCAGCGCTCAAGGCTGCTCGCCGGCTCGACGGCGCGGGCGTAAGCGAGGACGAGGCCGACCGCGAGGAGATCCGTCTCCGCGAGAAGGGGACGGACAAAGTACACATCTACGAGGGCTGGGCGTGGGAGGAAGACGCTCCCGACGACAAGCCCGACTGGATGCCGGGCGACATCACGAAGGCGAACGTATCCAAGCAGGGCATCGAGCACATCGAAGACTGA
- a CDS encoding tryptophan--tRNA ligase has translation MTDTDDDTDADGDAPGADSVALDPWGSSTVSDYRKLFEEFGIESFEDVIDEVPDPHFLMRRAIIFGHRDYRPVLEAMRDGDPFAALSGFMPTGDPHIGHKMVFDEIIWHQQQGADAYALIADLEAHAARGLSWDEIDDHAEDYLLSLLALGFDAEAGTLYRQSANRELQDLAFELGAEANFSEFEAIYGFDGETDVSHMQSVVTQMADILYPQLGEPKPTVIPVGPDQDPHMRLARDLAERTRFFKVTEAYASVAFDDDERPLVAAAYDVREQYAEDADSPRCTEAADWLRDDPAVAGEFDDETVDAVVEKLDNAGMEPLRPRVRFFDRQATDEAFEALIDAVAGEKRVFEGHVDAFEMSHETAEDLALGVEVDHGGYGFVPPSSIYHRFMTGLTGGKMSSSIPASHISLLDDPEAGYDKVKSATTGGRETAEKQRELGGEADDCPVYELYAYLLAGDDDEFAERVYDECVGGERLCGDCKEQAAQLMEEFLADHQEKREEAREVLDDLDVVLDSARV, from the coding sequence ATGACTGACACCGACGACGACACGGACGCCGACGGGGACGCGCCGGGTGCCGACAGCGTCGCGCTCGACCCGTGGGGCTCCTCGACGGTCTCCGACTACCGGAAGCTGTTCGAGGAGTTCGGCATCGAGTCCTTCGAGGACGTCATCGACGAGGTGCCCGACCCCCACTTCCTGATGCGGCGGGCCATCATCTTCGGCCACCGCGACTACCGCCCTGTGCTGGAGGCGATGCGCGACGGCGACCCGTTCGCCGCGCTCTCCGGGTTCATGCCGACGGGCGACCCCCACATCGGCCACAAGATGGTGTTCGACGAGATCATCTGGCACCAGCAGCAGGGCGCCGACGCCTACGCGCTCATCGCGGACCTCGAGGCGCACGCCGCCCGCGGCCTCTCGTGGGACGAGATCGACGACCACGCCGAGGACTACCTCCTCAGCCTGCTCGCGCTCGGCTTCGACGCCGAGGCGGGCACGCTCTACCGGCAGTCCGCGAACCGCGAACTCCAGGACCTCGCGTTCGAACTCGGCGCGGAGGCGAACTTCTCGGAGTTCGAGGCCATCTACGGCTTCGACGGCGAGACGGACGTCTCCCACATGCAGAGCGTCGTCACCCAGATGGCGGACATCCTCTACCCCCAGCTCGGCGAACCGAAACCCACGGTCATCCCGGTCGGCCCGGACCAGGACCCCCACATGCGCCTCGCGCGCGACCTCGCGGAGCGCACCCGGTTCTTCAAGGTGACCGAGGCGTACGCGAGCGTCGCCTTCGACGACGACGAGCGCCCGCTGGTCGCCGCCGCCTACGATGTCCGCGAGCAGTACGCCGAGGACGCCGACTCGCCGCGCTGCACGGAGGCTGCCGACTGGCTCCGCGACGACCCCGCCGTGGCGGGCGAGTTCGACGACGAGACGGTCGACGCCGTCGTCGAGAAACTCGACAACGCCGGGATGGAGCCGCTGCGCCCCCGTGTCCGGTTCTTCGACCGGCAGGCGACCGACGAGGCGTTCGAGGCGCTGATCGACGCCGTCGCCGGCGAGAAGCGCGTCTTCGAGGGCCACGTCGACGCCTTCGAGATGAGCCACGAGACCGCCGAGGACCTCGCGCTCGGCGTCGAAGTCGACCACGGCGGCTACGGCTTCGTGCCGCCGTCCTCGATCTACCACCGCTTCATGACCGGCCTCACGGGCGGGAAGATGTCCTCCTCGATTCCCGCGAGCCACATCAGCCTCCTCGACGACCCCGAGGCGGGCTACGACAAGGTGAAGTCCGCGACGACCGGCGGCCGCGAGACGGCGGAGAAGCAGCGCGAACTCGGCGGCGAGGCCGACGACTGCCCCGTCTACGAACTGTACGCCTACCTGCTCGCGGGCGACGACGACGAGTTCGCCGAGCGCGTCTACGACGAGTGCGTCGGCGGCGAACGGCTCTGCGGGGACTGCAAGGAACAGGCCGCCCAGCTGATGGAGGAGTTCCTCGCGGACCACCAGGAGAAACGCGAGGAGGCCCGCGAGGTGCTCGACGACCTGGACGTCGTCCTCGACTCTGCGCGCGTCTAA
- the endA gene encoding tRNA-intron lyase, whose amino-acid sequence MDGQTTDDGVRVGGDARQRFHDARGYGHPLDGNDVALSNVEAAHLLYRGDLNAVDGMDFRTFLADREPGFGARFLVYADLRDRGFYLAPDREPWWHDPGDGDFVVFPRGKGPGDGEVKHRVRVVDERTVVPSAGLADVVLAVVDEESEITYLDVTATEPAGETAFDPPTGVEGVLLETRVLVWDPPASLHDRGFYGQPLGGRAAEYDALQLSLLEAAYLAASGALGLGDGAGVEEIVERGRAVEGERFDRRLRVYRALRDRGMVPKTGFKFGADFRVYADVESVDDLGHSELLVRTLPVDHEFAPRDLSLDVRLAHGVRKRMVFALESASDDTIRWLAVSRLTP is encoded by the coding sequence ATGGACGGACAGACGACCGACGACGGCGTCAGAGTGGGGGGCGACGCCCGCCAGCGCTTCCACGACGCGCGCGGCTACGGCCACCCGCTCGACGGCAACGACGTCGCGCTGTCCAACGTGGAGGCAGCCCACCTGCTCTACCGCGGGGACCTGAACGCCGTCGACGGGATGGACTTCCGGACGTTCCTCGCCGACCGCGAGCCCGGGTTCGGTGCGCGCTTCCTCGTCTACGCGGACCTCCGGGACCGCGGGTTCTACCTCGCGCCGGACCGCGAACCGTGGTGGCACGACCCCGGCGACGGCGACTTCGTCGTGTTCCCGCGCGGGAAGGGGCCCGGCGACGGCGAGGTGAAACACCGCGTCCGGGTCGTCGACGAGCGCACCGTCGTCCCGAGCGCGGGTCTCGCGGACGTGGTGCTCGCGGTGGTCGACGAGGAGAGCGAGATCACGTACCTCGACGTAACGGCGACGGAGCCGGCGGGGGAGACGGCGTTCGACCCGCCGACGGGCGTCGAGGGGGTGTTGCTGGAGACCCGCGTGCTCGTCTGGGACCCGCCGGCCTCGCTGCACGATCGGGGGTTCTACGGCCAGCCCCTCGGCGGGCGGGCCGCGGAGTACGACGCGCTCCAGTTGTCGCTGCTGGAGGCCGCCTACCTCGCGGCGTCTGGCGCGCTCGGCCTCGGTGACGGTGCCGGCGTCGAGGAGATCGTCGAACGCGGGCGGGCCGTGGAGGGCGAGCGCTTCGACCGCCGTCTCCGCGTCTACCGCGCGCTCCGGGACCGCGGTATGGTCCCCAAGACCGGGTTCAAGTTCGGCGCCGACTTCCGGGTCTACGCCGACGTCGAGTCCGTCGACGACCTCGGGCACTCCGAGTTGCTGGTGCGGACGCTGCCCGTCGACCACGAGTTCGCGCCCCGCGACCTCTCCCTGGACGTGCGCCTCGCCCACGGGGTCCGGAAGCGAATGGTTTTTGCGCTGGAGTCCGCCAGTGACGACACGATTCGGTGGCTCGCCGTGAGCCGACTCACTCCCTGA
- a CDS encoding quinone-dependent dihydroorotate dehydrogenase, whose product MYELLKPALLRLPPERVHEGTLGLLRVAERTGAHRAYASHYTVDDERLAVDAFDQAFPNPVGLAAGFDKNAEAPRALAALGFGHVEVGAVTAERQPGNPRPRLFRLPEDDALVNRMGFNNHGADVVGQRLDEATPPAVPLGVNVGKSKVTPLEDAPEDYSYTYGRVADAGDYFVVNVSSPNTPGLRELQNRAQLAEILDALQDAGAAPLLVKLSPDLHREAVTDAIDLANELGLDGLVATNTTTDRPDTLQSPNAAEGGGLSGKPIRDRATDQVRFVAERTDLPVVGVGGVFTAEDAYEKIRAGASVVQLYTGLVYRGPSIARRINEGLLDLLERDGFDSVADAVGADL is encoded by the coding sequence ATGTACGAACTGCTGAAACCGGCACTGCTGCGTCTCCCGCCCGAACGAGTCCACGAGGGCACCCTAGGGCTGCTTCGCGTCGCCGAACGGACGGGCGCCCATCGCGCGTACGCGAGCCACTACACCGTCGACGACGAGCGACTCGCGGTCGACGCGTTCGACCAGGCGTTCCCCAACCCGGTCGGGCTCGCTGCGGGCTTCGACAAGAACGCCGAAGCGCCGCGTGCGCTCGCAGCGCTCGGCTTCGGCCACGTCGAGGTGGGCGCCGTGACCGCCGAGCGACAGCCGGGCAACCCGCGACCGCGACTGTTCCGCCTCCCCGAGGACGACGCCCTGGTCAACCGCATGGGGTTCAACAACCACGGGGCGGACGTGGTCGGCCAGCGCCTCGACGAGGCGACACCCCCGGCCGTCCCGCTCGGCGTGAACGTCGGGAAGTCGAAGGTCACGCCCCTTGAGGATGCCCCCGAGGACTACAGCTACACGTACGGGCGCGTCGCGGACGCGGGAGACTACTTCGTGGTGAACGTTTCCAGTCCGAACACGCCCGGCCTCCGGGAGCTCCAGAACCGCGCACAGCTCGCGGAGATCCTCGACGCACTCCAGGACGCGGGCGCGGCGCCGCTGCTCGTGAAACTCTCGCCGGACCTCCACCGGGAGGCCGTGACCGACGCCATCGACCTGGCGAACGAACTCGGTCTCGACGGCCTCGTCGCGACGAACACGACGACCGACCGGCCAGACACCCTGCAGAGCCCGAACGCCGCGGAGGGTGGCGGCCTCTCCGGAAAGCCGATCCGCGACCGGGCGACCGACCAGGTCCGCTTCGTCGCCGAGCGCACCGACCTCCCCGTCGTCGGCGTGGGTGGCGTGTTCACCGCCGAGGACGCCTACGAGAAGATCCGTGCGGGCGCCTCGGTCGTCCAGTTGTACACCGGTCTCGTCTACCGCGGACCGTCTATCGCACGGCGCATCAACGAGGGGCTACTGGACCTGCTGGAACGCGACGGCTTCGATTCGGTCGCGGACGCGGTCGGCGCCGACCTGTAG
- the pheT gene encoding phenylalanine--tRNA ligase subunit beta, which translates to MPVVDVDPDELRTLTGHTEKSDDELKDDLFGLGIEYEGETDEGEFKLEFEADRLDRLSVEGIARSLRYHYGDTRGVYVPDTNGAEWTIQVEDVPEERPYVTGAVIRGVDLDEDALDSLIQLQEKLHATMGRKRAKGAIGIHDLTMLKGEAGVDEGDPERSITYTGIGPDEDTFVPLDDDAERTPGEVLTEHPTGEQYADLLAEYESYPAIYDDIGLFSFPPVINGRRTEVSTESRELFVELTGTDQWTIDRMCAIICYALDARGATVEDVTVEYPDRELVRPDFEVREKRVGHDRIETLLGIDLAPDDVVDLAERAGLDAEPVGEEYRVEIPPYRVDVLHPVDIVDDVGRAYGFNELVPRYPDVSTIGGRTEESRLESAARQALVGAGFEDLLNFNMTSEAENFDSMRLSPDSGDTVVGAAEPATISEPYSEDFTILRTWALPSLATVLENNTHRSYPQNLAEIGFAAHVDDSEETGVAERRTVAAVLADHDASYEDAKARLQALCEEFHVDLETPPTDHPSFIDGRTASVVVDGEDVGVIGELHPAVIVDHDVEVPVAGFEFELDALR; encoded by the coding sequence ATGCCCGTCGTCGACGTCGACCCCGACGAACTCCGCACGCTCACCGGCCACACCGAGAAGAGCGACGACGAACTCAAGGACGACCTCTTCGGCCTCGGCATCGAGTACGAGGGCGAGACCGACGAGGGCGAGTTCAAACTCGAGTTCGAGGCCGACCGCCTCGACCGCCTCTCCGTCGAGGGCATCGCCCGCAGCCTGCGCTACCACTACGGCGACACCCGGGGCGTCTACGTCCCCGACACCAACGGCGCCGAGTGGACCATCCAGGTCGAGGACGTCCCGGAGGAACGGCCGTACGTCACCGGCGCCGTGATCCGAGGCGTGGACCTCGACGAGGACGCCCTCGACTCGCTCATCCAGCTCCAGGAGAAGCTCCACGCGACGATGGGGCGCAAGCGCGCGAAGGGCGCCATCGGCATCCACGACCTGACGATGCTGAAAGGCGAGGCCGGAGTGGACGAGGGCGACCCCGAGCGTTCGATCACCTACACGGGCATCGGGCCGGACGAGGACACCTTCGTCCCGCTCGACGACGACGCCGAGCGCACGCCCGGCGAGGTGCTCACCGAACACCCGACCGGCGAGCAGTATGCCGACCTGCTCGCGGAGTACGAGTCGTACCCCGCCATCTACGACGACATCGGGTTGTTCAGCTTCCCGCCGGTCATCAACGGCCGCCGCACGGAGGTCTCCACGGAGTCCCGCGAACTGTTCGTCGAACTGACGGGCACCGACCAGTGGACCATCGACCGGATGTGCGCCATCATCTGTTACGCGCTCGACGCCCGTGGCGCCACCGTCGAGGACGTCACCGTCGAGTACCCCGACAGGGAACTCGTCCGGCCGGACTTCGAGGTCAGGGAGAAGCGCGTCGGCCACGACCGCATCGAGACGCTGCTCGGCATCGACCTCGCGCCCGACGACGTGGTCGACCTCGCCGAACGCGCAGGTCTCGACGCGGAACCCGTCGGCGAGGAGTACCGCGTCGAGATTCCGCCGTACCGCGTCGACGTGCTCCACCCGGTCGACATCGTCGACGACGTCGGGCGCGCGTACGGGTTCAACGAACTCGTGCCACGCTACCCCGACGTGAGCACCATCGGCGGCCGCACCGAGGAGTCCCGCCTCGAGTCCGCCGCCCGGCAGGCACTCGTCGGCGCCGGCTTCGAGGACCTGCTGAACTTCAACATGACCAGCGAGGCCGAGAACTTCGACTCGATGCGGCTCTCGCCCGATTCCGGCGACACCGTGGTCGGCGCCGCGGAACCGGCGACCATCTCGGAACCGTACAGCGAGGACTTCACCATCCTCCGCACGTGGGCGCTCCCGTCGCTCGCGACGGTGCTGGAGAACAACACCCACCGGTCGTACCCCCAGAACCTCGCCGAGATCGGGTTCGCCGCCCACGTCGACGACAGCGAGGAGACGGGTGTCGCCGAGCGCCGCACCGTCGCCGCGGTGCTCGCGGACCACGACGCCTCCTACGAGGACGCGAAGGCCCGCCTGCAGGCGCTCTGCGAGGAGTTCCACGTCGACCTGGAGACGCCGCCGACCGACCACCCGTCGTTCATCGACGGCCGCACCGCCAGCGTCGTCGTCGACGGCGAGGACGTGGGTGTCATCGGCGAACTCCACCCCGCGGTCATCGTCGACCACGACGTCGAGGTGCCGGTCGCCGGCTTCGAGTTCGAACTCGACGCGCTCCGGTAG
- a CDS encoding AI-2E family transporter: MDLPREGQWRTVGWLLVIAALVFFLVMVVEPVFGALVFAVWVYYAMRQIYAWLEDRTEHPNVAVTATLLLVLLPVLLIVGYAAWTASKEIGDILTHAQLQQYRPLLEPYIDLTQSNPEAILGQVRQNPREVFDQQLRNLLSGALGQITTAAGLVFFIGVRVFLMFVFLFYLLRDGHKLAGWFRESVGEDARVVSVLEDVDGHLETLFVGNFISILALGAIALAVYNGMDFVAPEGLSIPYPFLLGLLTGVGTIVPGIGIKVVYYPLAVYLFAVSYFTGAPLWFPVVFLVVTQVVVDVIPDIFLRSYFSAGDLNMGLVMLAYVIGSIAFGWWGVFFGPIMLVTIVVVGRQVFPDVATEFRSYR; the protein is encoded by the coding sequence ATGGACCTTCCCCGGGAGGGGCAGTGGCGAACAGTCGGTTGGCTCCTCGTCATCGCTGCCCTGGTCTTCTTCCTCGTCATGGTGGTAGAGCCGGTGTTCGGCGCCCTCGTCTTCGCCGTCTGGGTGTACTACGCGATGCGGCAGATCTACGCCTGGCTGGAGGACCGAACCGAGCACCCCAACGTCGCGGTGACGGCCACGCTGCTGCTGGTGTTGCTGCCGGTGTTGCTCATCGTCGGCTACGCGGCGTGGACCGCGTCCAAGGAGATCGGCGACATCCTCACGCACGCGCAACTGCAGCAGTACAGGCCGCTGTTGGAGCCGTACATCGACCTCACGCAGTCCAATCCGGAGGCCATCCTCGGGCAGGTACGGCAGAATCCGCGGGAGGTGTTCGACCAGCAGCTCCGGAACCTGCTGTCCGGGGCGCTCGGCCAGATCACGACCGCCGCCGGCCTCGTGTTCTTCATCGGCGTCCGAGTGTTCCTGATGTTCGTGTTCCTCTTCTACCTGCTGCGCGACGGCCACAAGCTGGCCGGCTGGTTCCGGGAGAGCGTCGGCGAGGACGCCCGCGTGGTGTCCGTCCTGGAGGACGTCGACGGCCACCTCGAGACCCTCTTCGTCGGGAACTTCATCAGCATCCTGGCCCTGGGCGCGATCGCTCTCGCCGTCTACAACGGCATGGACTTCGTCGCCCCCGAGGGGCTCTCCATCCCGTACCCGTTCCTGCTCGGCCTCCTCACCGGCGTCGGCACCATCGTCCCGGGCATCGGCATCAAGGTCGTCTACTACCCGCTGGCGGTCTACCTCTTCGCCGTCTCGTATTTCACCGGCGCACCCCTCTGGTTCCCCGTCGTCTTCCTCGTGGTCACGCAGGTGGTCGTCGACGTCATCCCCGACATCTTCCTGCGGTCGTACTTCTCCGCGGGCGACCTGAACATGGGACTGGTGATGCTCGCGTACGTCATCGGCTCCATCGCCTTCGGCTGGTGGGGCGTCTTCTTTGGACCCATCATGCTCGTCACCATCGTCGTCGTCGGCCGCCAGGTGTTCCCGGACGTCGCGACGGAGTTCCGGTCGTACCGGTGA